In Gammaproteobacteria bacterium, the following proteins share a genomic window:
- a CDS encoding alpha/beta fold hydrolase → MSSRAETVILLHGLLRTDRSMRKLEKALQKHGYSVQNVSYGSTRKNIEALATEAIGSALATCPAGHRVHFVTHSMGGILVRQYLRHHDIDNLGRVVMLGPPNKGSEVVDKMRDFPGFYFIHGDAGLELGTGATSVPNKLGHANFDLGVIAGTRSVDFIMSRMIPGTNDGRVSVENTKLEGMRDHLEMEVTHTFMMRNRKVIDQVIHYLETGKFRRVS, encoded by the coding sequence ATGTCGTCCCGGGCCGAAACCGTCATCCTCCTGCATGGGCTGCTGCGCACGGATCGGTCGATGCGTAAGCTCGAAAAAGCCCTGCAAAAGCACGGTTACTCGGTCCAGAACGTCAGTTACGGATCAACCCGCAAAAACATCGAAGCGCTGGCCACGGAAGCGATCGGCTCGGCACTGGCGACCTGCCCAGCGGGGCACCGGGTACATTTCGTGACGCATTCGATGGGCGGTATCCTCGTAAGGCAGTACCTGAGGCACCACGACATCGACAACCTGGGGCGCGTGGTCATGCTCGGCCCGCCCAACAAGGGCAGCGAGGTTGTTGACAAGATGCGCGATTTTCCCGGATTTTATTTTATTCACGGTGACGCCGGGCTCGAACTTGGCACCGGCGCTACCAGTGTCCCCAACAAGCTGGGACATGCAAATTTCGATCTCGGCGTCATCGCCGGCACGCGCAGTGTCGACTTCATCATGTCGCGCATGATTCCGGGCACTAACGATGGTCGGGTATCGGTCGAGAATACCAAGCTCGAGGGTATGCGCGACCACCTCGAGATGGAAGTGACCCATACCTTCATGATGCGAAATCGCAAGGTCATCGACCAGGTTATTCATTACCTCGAAACCGGCAAGTTCAGGCGCGTCAGCTAA
- a CDS encoding DUF6524 family protein, protein MARSDFTIGSFFLRFLFALALVFLTYNPSGYSWVGYLQSDIAPVYKAASGILLLIGWVMFLRATWRSLGPIGTALAVAFFGILIWLFIEWGFFALDDSVVIQWVVLFVLTGVLAVGMSWSHVRRKLSGQYDTDEIEG, encoded by the coding sequence ATGGCCCGCAGCGATTTCACTATTGGCAGTTTCTTCCTACGTTTTCTGTTTGCGCTAGCGCTCGTGTTTCTGACCTACAATCCGAGTGGTTACTCGTGGGTAGGATATTTGCAGTCGGATATTGCCCCTGTTTACAAGGCGGCGAGCGGTATCTTACTGTTAATCGGTTGGGTCATGTTCCTGCGAGCGACCTGGCGTTCGCTCGGTCCCATCGGCACGGCACTGGCGGTAGCGTTTTTCGGTATCCTGATCTGGCTGTTTATCGAGTGGGGATTTTTTGCGCTCGATGATTCAGTTGTAATTCAGTGGGTGGTGTTGTTCGTGCTGACCGGTGTGCTGGCTGTCGGCATGTCCTGGTCACATGTGCGCCGCAAGCTGTCGGGGCAGTACGACACCGATGAGATCGAGGGTTAG